GATTACCCCATAGACGCCGTCGAGCCAGCCGCCGAGTGGCTGGGTGTCGGTATGCGAGCCGAGCAGCAGTGCCGGCCCCGGCTGCGGCGAACGGCCGATGACATTGCCGACACCGTCGAGGGTCGCGTCGAGGCCGGCATCGGCCATGCGCTGACGCAGCCAGTGCCGGGAGGCGATGTCTTCCGGCGACAGGCTGGGGCGGACCACGCCGTGTCCGACGGCGCCGAAACCGCGCAGGGTGTGCAGGTCGGCGAGCAGGCGCTCGCCGTCGATGGCCGGGTAGGAGAAGGGAAGCTGGGTCATGATTGACTAAGTCTAGGTGCTGGCGGGCGGGACGAATTGATTTCCTGCGCCAAATCCTTGTCATTGGACGCCAGTCAAGATTCCGCGCGGTTCCGGTTGCTATGATCACCAACATGCCGGCATGAGAAAAGCCGGCTATCTGCCAGACCAGGGCGGCGCGGAACACCGGTGTTGCACCGGCCCGGGGCCGCCACCGATCCGATTTTCGCAGGGAGACGCAAGTGGCTCAGGACAGTTACGCAGCATCGCTCGACCCGGTGTCTCCCAGTGTGCTGGCCAGCTGGATCCGGGCGCTTTGCCAGACCGTGCGCGGCTACGGCTGCGATCCGCTGCCGCTGATGGCAGGGGCCGGGCTGGACGCCAACCGGCTCAATGTGCCGGAGGCGCGCTTCCCGATGATCGGCGTGCGCCGCTTCTGGCGACTGGCAATCGAGGCGACCGGCGACCCGCTGCTCGGGTTGCGGCTCGGCGAGGAAGTCCAGCCGGCCACGCTGCACGGGCTCGGGCTGGCCATCCTCGCCTGCGGTTCGCTGTCCGAGCTGATGAGCCTGGTCGCGCGCTATGCGACCGTGCTGTCGACCACCATGTATATCAGTCTGCGCCATGATGCCGGCGGCAGCGCGCTGGTGGTCAACACGCTCGGCGGCAGCGAGATGAACCACGCGGCGCGCATCGCCATGCTGGCCTTTGTCTATCGCCAGGCATGCAAGCTGAGCCAGCGTCAGGTGATTCCGTCCTTCGTCACGCTCGGCATGCCGCCGGCGCCGGGGACCGAGCGGCTGGACCAGTATTTCCATGTGCCGGTGACGCTGGGGGCCGAGGCCGATGCGATCGGCTTTACCTATGCCGATACCATCGAGCCGTATGCCAGTGCCAATACCATGCTGGTGGGGCTGAACGAAAAGGCGATCCGCGACTATCTGTCGCGGCTGGAACGCAGCCTGTTCTCGGACCGGGTGCTGACCCAGATCCAGGACATGCTGCCCAGCGGCGAACCGAAGCTGGTCGATGTTGCCACCCATCTCGGGCTGTCGGTGCGTACGCTGCAGCGCAAGCTGCGCCAGGAAAACCAGAGTTTTCAGGCGCTGCTCGACCAGGTGCGGCGCACGCTGGCCAGCGACTGGCTCAGCCACGGCAATCTGGCGGTGGTCGAGATCGGCTACCGGCTGGGGTTCTCCGACCCCAGCAATTTCTGCCGGGCCTGCCACCGCTGGTTCTGCTGTTCGCCGAGCGAGTATCGCCAGCGCTGCCTGCAACTGGTGACCTGAGCGCGACTCAGGCCGCCGGCGACAGCCACAGCGGTGTGTCCTGCGGCGCCAGCCAGCAGGTATCGGCGGGCGCGGCCTGGACGATGACGTCGAAGGCCAGCAGCTCGTCGCGGCGGAAGGCGTGCAGGCGAACGCTGCCGCCGGGCCGGTGGCGGGCAAGCTGGCGTTCGAGATCGCTGGCGCGCAGCCCGTCGATCGCCACCAGAACATCCCCTGCCGACAGGCCCGCCGCCTGTGCGGCCCCCCCGTCCAGAACATGGGTCAGGCGGATGCCTGCCGGATCGGCCGCGCTGCGCACGCCGATGACGGCACGTGGTGGTGTGTCGCTTGCGGCGGGCAACGGCGCGCCCCCCTTGTCGGCGCCACTCTGGGCGACACGCCAGGCAACGGTCACGCCGGCGTCCTGCAGCAGCGCCTGCAGCGGCAGGTCGGCCGTCGAGCGGATGGCCTGGTCAAAGAAGGCGCCCAGATCCAGCCCGGTCGCCTGCTGAGCGATCCGTTCCCACTCCGTCTCGCCGATGCCGGCGCCGGTATCGCGCCAGCGCCGCCACAGCGCCCGCATCACATCGTCGAGTGAGCGGGTGCCGTGGCTGTCCTGGCGGATCTTCAGATCCAGCGCCAGCGCGGCCAGCGCACCCTTCTGGTAATAGCTGACAATGGCGTTGGGGCTGTTTTCATTCTGCTGGTAGTACTTGGTCCAGGCATCGAGGCTGGATTCGGCCAGCGTCTGCTTGTGGCGACCACTGCCGCGCTGCACGGCGGTGAGGGTTCGCGCCAGCTGGGCCAGGTAGCGTTCGACCGGCACCACGCCGCTGCGCACCAGGGTCAGATCGTCGTAGTACGACGTGACGCCCTCGAAGGCCCACAGCAGCGAGGTCAGCGCCGCCTGTGACAGGTCGTAGGGGGTGAAGGCGGCCGGCTTGATCCGCTTGACGTTCCAGGCATGGAAATGTTCGTGGCTGAACAGGCCGAGCAGGTCGAGATAGCCGTCGCTCAGCGTGTCGTCGCCGTGGACCGGCAGGTCGTCGCGGCTCGCCATCAGCGCGGTCGAGTCGCGATGCTCCAGCCCGCCATAGACGTCCTTGCCGACAAACAGCTGGAACTGGTAGCGGTGAAACGGTGCCGGTTCGCCGAACAGCCGGATCTGCCATTCGCAGATCCGTGCGACATCGCGCGCCAGCCGGTCGAGATCGCCGCGATGGCGGCCGGATACGACAATTTCATAATCGGTGTTGCAGACGCGGAAGGGGACAACGTCGAAATGGCCGAGCTCGAACGGGTGATCGATCAGCGTGTCGTAACTGTCGGCGACAAAGTCGCCAAAGCCGAACGGCGCAGCGCCGTCGGCCGGCAGCGTGCCGGCCAGACGCCAGTCGCCGCTGACCGTGCCCGGCGCCGGCGCGTCGACACGGAGCCCGTGTGACTGGCCGGACTGTCCGACTGCCTCCAGACACAGGCTGGTCGGGTTGAAGAAGCCCCGCTCGCGGTCGAGATAGGCACCCCTGACCGACAGGTCGAAGGCATAGGCGGTGTAGCTGAGGGTCAGCGGGCCATGGCAGGGCGCGGCCTGCCAGCTGTGGTTGTCGAGTGCGGTCAGCGTGACCGGCCCGTGCGCCGACCGGGCCGACAGCGGGCCGAGATGGCGGGAGAAATCACGCAGCAGGTAGCTGCCCGGAATCCAGCGCGGCAGGCGAAATACCTGGCCGTCGGCAGCCGGCCGACGAACGGTCATTTCAATGGAAAACAGATGGGCGGCGGGGTCGGCCGCGGTGATCCGGTAGTGCACGGGGTGGGACATGAGAAGCGTTCCGTCAGATCCAGGCCCATGACGGGCGAGTGAAGGGCCGTCCGCAATTGACCTGCGTCAAGGGGTCAAACGGTCATGACAATATAATCCGCCGTATGCAAGATGTGGCTGTTTACGTGCTGCGCGCATGGTGCTTTAAGCTTTTGTTCAGCTAGTTCGCCATGCGGGTTTGCATTAGAATGCCACCATGCAAACGGGGTGCTCGCCAGAAGATGGTGGCGCGCCGTCAAAAAATCAATCCGGAAACATGTCATGGTCTGGCTGGGGGCCGGCCTGACTGGCTGTCAGACGAAGGTCTGGCGGTCTTTTGCGGATGACTCGTTCGTAACCTTGGAGAATCCTCGATGGAGACGCAATCCACTTATAACTATAAGGTGGTGCGCCAGTTTGCCGTGATGACAGTCGTGTGGGGTGTCATCGGTATGCTGGTCGGCGTGACGATCGCAGCCCAACTGGTCTGGCCTGATCTGAACTTCGGACCGTACTTCCACTTTGGTCGCCTGCGCGCACTTCATACCAGCGGTGTGATTTTCGCATTTGGCGGCTGTGGCCTTTTCGCGACCAGCTACTACGTGGTGCAGCGCACCTGTCAGACCCGCATCTTCTCTGATGCACTGGCCGCCTTTACCTTCTGGGGTTACCAGGCAGTCATCGTCCTGTGCGTGATCACCTACCCGCTTGGCCTTTCCTTCAACAAGGAATATGCCGAGATGGAATGGCCGATCAAGGTACTGCTGACCATTGTCTGGGTCGCCTACGCGGTCGTGTTCTTCGGCACCATCGCCAAGCGCAAGGTCAAGCACATCTACGTCGCCAACTGGTTCTACGGTGCGTTCATTCTCGCCGTGGCCCTGCTGCACGTGGTCAATAGTGCCTTCATCCCGGTGTCGATGTGGAAGTCCTACTCGGCTTACGCCGGTGCCGTCGATGCGATGGTGCAGTGGTGGTACGGCCACAACGCGGTCGGCTTCTTCCTGACCGCCGGCTTCCTCGGCATGATGTACTACTTCGTCCCGAAGCAGGCCGGTCGTCCGGTCTACTCGTACCGCCTGTCGGTGGTCCACTTCTGGGCGCTGATCTTCACCTACATGTGGGCGGGTCCTCACCATCTGCACTACACCGCGCTGCCTGACTGGACCCAGTCGCTCGGCATGGTGTTCTCGCTGATTCTGCTGGCACCGAGCTGGGGCGGCATGATCAACGGCATCATGACCCTGTCCGGCGCATGGCACAAACTGCGTACCGACCCGATCCTGAAGTTCCTCGTGGTGTCGCTGTCGTTCTACGGCATGTCGACCTTCGAAGGCCCGATGATGGCCATCAAGACCGTCAACGCGCTGTCGCACTACACCGACTGGACCATTGGTCACGTTCACTCCGGTGCGCTGGGCTGGGTTGGCTTCATCACCATGGGTTCGCTGTACTACCTGATCCCGCGCCTGTTCAACCGTGAACAGATGTTCTCGACCAAGCTGATCGAAGTTCACTTCTGGCTGGCCACGCTGGGCGTCGTGCTGTACATCGCCGCGCTGTGGATCGCCGGTGTGACCCAGGGTCTGATGTGGCGCGCCCTGAACCCGGACGGCACGCTGACCTACGCGTTCGCCGAAGTGGTCAAGGCAACCTATCCGTACCACTTCGTTCGTCTGATCGGTGGCCTGCTGTATCTGGTCGGCATGCTGGTCATGGCTTACAACGTGTTCCGCACCGTCACGATGGGCCGTGCTGTCGACGCCCGTATCCCGGCCGTTGCCGCACACGCCTGATATAGCTGACGAGAGAGACGCAAATGGAAAGAATCCAAAAACTGGTCGAAGAGCATGTCGGCTATCTGATCGTGTTTACCCTGCTCGTGGTCAGCGTGGCGATGCTGGCTGAAATCCTGCCGCTGATGTTCCAGCGCTCGACCACGCAGCCGGTTGCCGGTGTCAAGCCGTTCACGGCACTGCAACTGACCGGTCGCGACATCTACATCCGCGAAGGCTGCTACAACTGCCACTCGCAGATGATCCGTCCGTTCCGTGCGGAAACCGAGCGTTACGGTCACTACTCGGTGGCGGGGGAGTCGGTCTACGATCACCCGTTCCTGTGGGGTTCGAAGCGTACCGGTCCGGATCTGGCCCGTGTCGGCGGCCGCTATTCGGATGAATGGCACCGCGTCCACCTGATCAATCCGCGTGACGTGGTCAGCGAATCGAACATGCCGGCGTTCCCGTGGCTGGCCCGCAACCTGGCTGACGCGGACAGCGTCCAGGCCAAGATGCGCGCCCTGCGCCTGGTCGGTGTGCCGTATTCGGATGAAGAGATCGCCAAGGCCAAGAGCGAAGTGGAAGGGAAGTCGGAAATGGACGCCCTGGTCACTTACCTGCAAGGCCTCGGTCTCGCGCTGAAAAACACCCGCTGAGAGCAATCGATATGCTAGATACCGCCACGCTGATTCACATCATCGTCACCGTTGCCGCATTTGCCAGCTTCATCCTGATCCTGATCTGGGCCTTTGGTGGCAGGGCGGCGAAGAAAAGCTTCGAGGAGGCGGCGAACCTGCCGTTTGCCGACGATGACAACGATAATGCTGCGCGGTCCGGCCTGGGTCGCCTGTCGACCCCGGGCCACAACGGAGCAAAATAATGAGTGATTTCGTAAGCGATTTCTGGAGCTACTGGATCTCCGGCGTCGTCGTCGTCGGGATTGTCGGTCTGACCTATCTGCTGTTCTCGCAGAACAGACTGAAAGTCGAGTCGGGGACCGAGGTTAAGACCACGGGCCACGTCTGGGACGGTGATCTGGCCGAGTACAACAACCCGCTGCCGAAATGGTGGATGTGGATGTTCACGCTCACGCTGGTGTTCGGCGTTGCCTACCTGGTGCTGTATCCGGGCATGGGCTCGTTCAAGGGCATCCGCAACTGGACGTCGGTTGGCGAGTACACGGCGGAACGCGCCGCGGCGGAAGCCAAGTACCAGCCGCTGTATGACGCCTTCCTGAAGCAGGACATCCCGACCGTCGCCGGCGACCAGAAGGCACAGGAAATGGGCTATCGCCTGTTCCAGACCTACTGTGTCCAGTGCCACGGCTCCGATGCCCGCGGTGCGAAGGGTTTCCCGAACCTGACCGACAACGACTGGCTGTACGGTGGCTCGCCTGAGAAAATCCAGGAAACCATCCTCAACGGTCGCCATGGCCAGATGCCGCCGTTCGGCGCTGCATTCGGCGAGGAAAAGGTCAAGGACGTGGCCAACTACGTGATGTCGCTGTCCGGCAAGAAGCACAATGCCGAACGCGCCACCCGCGGTGCCGACACGTTCAAGGCCATCTGCGCGACCTGCCACGGTCCGGACGGCAAGGGCAACAAGGATATCGGCGCGCCGAACCTGACCGACAATATCTGGCTGTACGGTGGTACCGAAAAGACCATCGTCGAGACCATTACCAATGGTCGCAGCAACCAGATGCCGGCGTGGAAGGACTTCCTCGGCGACGGCAAGGTGCACCTGCTGGCCTCCTATGTCTGGGGCCTGTCGAACAAGCCTGCCAAAGCAGCCGCCCAGCAGTAAACTGGTCGTCTGACGGTACGCTGTAAGTGTGAATCGCTGCCCGCCCCGTGCGGGCAGTGACGCTTGTGGAAGCGGTCCGGCCGGTGCCGTGATCGTTTCCGTCTCCTGTAATGTGTAATGCGCATCATCGGGAGGACTGGATCGAGACCGCTTGCGCGGTTTCCGTCGAATCCTCCGTAAAGGGAACTGCCGAAATGAGTGACCCGCAGCAGCAAGACCCCGACAACAAACCCAGAAAAGTGGTCGAGATCCAGCCGATCTCGCTGTACGAAAGCCACAAGAAGATCTATGCGCGCCAGGCCTGGGGCGTGTTCGCCAACTGGCGCATCGCGCTGGTCGTGCTGACCCAGCTGGTGTATTTCGGTCTGCCGTGGCTGACCTGGAACGATCGGCCGGCCGTGCTGTTCGACCTGATGAACCGCAAGTTCTATCTGTTCGGTCTGACGCTGTTCCCGCAGGACTTCATCTATCTGGCCGCGCTGCTGATCAGCTGTGCATTCGGCCTGTTTGTCTGGACCACCATCGCCGGGCGGCTGTGGTGCGGCTATGCCTGTCCGCAGACGGTCTACACCGAAATCATGATGTGGATCGAGAACCTGGTCGAAGGCGATCGCAACAAGCGGATCAAGCTCGACAAGGGCCCGCTGACTGCGACCAAGATCGGCAAGAAAACGGTCAAGCATGCGCTGTGGATTGCCGTGTCGCTGCTGTCGGGCATTACCCTGGTCGGCTATTTCCTGCCGATCCGCAGCGTGTTCGGCGATCTGGTGTCGCTGAACGTGGCGGGCTGGGAAGCGTTCTGGGTGTTCTTCTATGCCGGCGCCACCTATCTGTTTGCCGGCATGCTGCGCGAACAGGTCTGCAAGTACATGTGCCCGTACGCCCGCTTCCAGAGTGTGATGTTCGATGCCGATACGCTGATCATTTCCTATGACGCCGAACGTGGCGAACCGCGCGGCGCACGCAAGAAGGGCGTCGATGCCCACGCGGCCGGCAAGGGCGACTGCGTGAACTGCGGCATCTGCGTCCAGGTCTGTCCGACCGGCATCGATATCCGCGACGGGCTGCAATACGAGTGCATCGGTTGCGCCGCCTGTATCGATGCCTGCGACGACGTGATGGACAAGATGGGCTATCCGCGCGGGCTGATCCGCTACACCACCGAGAGCGCGCTGGAGAAGAAGTACCCGGAAAGCGCGATCCTGACCCGGCTCAAGCGGCCGCGCGTGGTCATGTACGCCGTGGTGCTGCTGACCGTGCTCGGGGTGGCGATGACTTCGCTGGTCATGCGCCAGCCGATGCGGCTCGATATCGTTCGCGACCGTGCGTCACTGGTGCGTGAAACCGATGAAGGGATGCTGGAGAATACCTACAACCTGCGTCTGATCAACCTGTCCGAGAAGCCGCAGCAGGTCCGGCTGGGCGTCGACGGGCTGGAAGGCATCAAGCTGGTGACCGACACCCCGGTGGTCACGATCGGTCCGACCGGCAACGAAGTGATTACCGTGCATGCACAGGTGGACCCGGAAGCGGCGACCAGCGGCAGCCATCCGATCCACTTCACCGCGACCTCGGTCGACGGCGGCAGCATCTCGCTGTCGGAAAAGTCGAGCTTCATCGGCGAATGACAATGATCCATGGCCGGGCGTGAGCCCGGCCGACTGCAAACGGAGAATCCGCATGAGCACCACCCTGACCCCCCCGTGGTACAAGCAGCGCTGGCCGTGGCTGCTGATGCTCGGACCGGCCATCGTGGTCGTTGCCGGGATTGCGACGCTGGTGATTGCCGTCCAGACCAATGATCCGCTGGTCAACGACGACTACTACAAGCGCGGCAACGAGATCAACGAGGACCTCGGGCGCGATGCCGCCGCCGCACAGCGCGGACTGAGCGCGCAGATGCTGTTTGCCGATCAGGGCGGTGCGGTGCGCGTGCTGCTGCGCCAGCAGGGCAGCCAGCCGCTGCCGGACACGCTGACGCTGTCATTCCAGCATCCGACCATCGCCGGTCATGACGTGACCGCAACGCTGAAGCGCGAGGGAGCGGGCAGCTATATCGGTGAGGTCAAGCTGACGGTGGCATCCAAGCACTGGTACGTGCGCCTGCAGGACCCGGCCGACAGCTGGCGGGTCGAAGGGCAATGGACGCCGGACAAGGGCAATGGCGTGATGCTGGAACCGGCACGTTGAGCAGAATCCGCCCGGTTGTGCTGGCGCTGGTGATGGCGGCCGGGCTTGCCGCCTGCGCCGCGCCGCCGCTGGCGCGGCCTGCTGCTGTCGCTCCGGCCCAGGTCACGGTGAGCGGCAGGGTGCTGCTGCCCGCCGGCGCTGCTGCCCTGCCGCCGGGTGCGCTGCTGCGCGTCCAGCTGCTGGACACGTCGCTGGCCGATGCGCCGGCGACCGTGCTGGCCGAGCAGTACACCGGACTGGGCGGCGAACGCACACTGCCGCACGCCTTCGAGCTGTGCACGGATGCGGACAAGGTGAGCAGGCACGCCCGTTATCAGGTGTCGGCCCGCATTACCGACCGTGACGGCCGGCTGCTGATGCTGACTGCCGATGCGTATCCGGTGCTGACGCAGGGGGCGCCTGCACACGTTGACGTGACGGTGAGGCCGATAGGGCACTGAACATCCGCCAGTAAAAAACGGGTCCTGGAAAGGGCCCGTTTTTTATTGTGGCCTGTTGATGGCCGTTTAGCTGAAAAAATGAGCAATTTCACGGATATCGTTTAAAAATAAAGACTTGATCAGTGTCGTGGCCAGATATCCACAGGATGTCCACCCGCTTGCCCAGCGAGACTGGGGAGAACGCAATGTTTGTTAACAATTGGCGCCGGGCGGACACATGATCGTTACCAGGACCGCCTATGATGAATTTCACTTCCCCACCGGGGTCTCCTGATAATTCACCAAGAAACGGAGAACACGCCATGCGAACACCTGTACGCGCTACGGCGTCCGCCATGCTGCTGGGAGTGTCTCTTTTTTCGGGCGCTGTCGTCGCCGCGCCAGTGACCGACGGCGTCCCGCCGGCAGCACAAGTCATGCGGGCCGGCCCATTGTCGATGGAAGAGGGGGAACGGCAACTTGAAACGCTCCAGTCCAGACTCGAGCTCACCGGGAAGCAGGAGCCGGCCTGGCAACGTTACCGCGCGCTCCGTGAGCAGCAGCAGCGCCAGATGCGCGAACTCGCTGAAGCGAACCGCCGTCACCCGCCGGCCACCGCGCCTGAACGTGTCGAACGCCATATTGAAATGGCCCGCACGCAGGTCAGGCACCTCGAAGCCATGAAACCGGTTGTCACCGCGCTGTACACCCAGCTGACACCGGCGCAGCAAACGATTTTCGACGAAAAGCCCGCGTTACCCTCGCGTCAGCCCTAGTCAAACCTCGGTGGGCAGGTAGCCCACACCGGTAATGTCCTCATCGGCATTCCTCCATGGGTTCGCACCGTCTTCGGACGGTGCCTTTTTTTGTGTGCTTGATGCCACATGTCCCCATTTGCACCTTCCTGCTGCAGCCGTCATGACTGGCAGACTCTGTTACAGTTCTGACCATCAGTTCGATGACAGAGAACGCTCATGCTCACCAAGCTCGAAGCCCATGGCTTCAAAAATCTTCTGGATTTTTCCGTATCCCTGGGGCCATTCAATTGTATCGCCGGGCTGAACGGGGTGGGAAAATCGAATATTTTCGATGCCATAAAGTTCCTTTCCCTATTAAGTGATAAATCTATTGTTGAGGCCGCATTGGCGGTACGGGACTCCGAGTCGACCGATCCTCTGGATATTTTCTGGACCAATGGAGATTACCGGGCAGAGCGCCTGGTATTAGCAGCAGAGATGCTTGTGCCGCTGGATATCATCGATGACTTCGGAAGAAAGGCCATTGCGACTTCTACCTTTCTCCGCTATGAAGTAGAGCTCGCCAGAGACTTGCAGGAGGAGGCAAATGGCTCCTTTGGCCTTTATCTTGCCCGCGAGACGCTGAGCTATATCAACAAGGGTGAAGCGGTAAATCACCTGCACTTCCCATTGAGCGCTACCCGGTTTCGCGATCAGGCCGTGGTCAACAAGCGAAAAGGTGCAGGCTATATTTCAACGCAGGTGATGGATGATGGAATCATCGAGATTCATTTGCACCAGGATGGTGGCAGTAGTGGTCAGCCACAAAAAATCCCTGCACGCCATATTCCGAAAACAGTGATTGCCAATACCAATAGTGCTGTCTGGCCAACGATCCTCGCGGCTCGCCGAGAGATGCAGTCGTGGCGGTTTCTGTCGCTGGAACCCAGTGCAATGCGCCGCTCGAACAAAATCCACGAGAACGGTAGTGTCGGTGCCGATGGCGGCAAACTGGCGGCGGCGCTGTACAAGCTGCATCGGCGAGACGAAAACGTATATTCCCGTATTGCCAGCAGGCTGTCGGAGATTGTGCCAACCTCCGATGTCCGGGTGGATATGGATCCGGTAAGGCAATTGCTGACGCTGGAGGTCAAGGAACGAGCCGGCGCATTCCTGCCCGCTCGTGCTCTTTCCGATGGCACGCTGCGTTTTCTGGCCCTGTGCATCATGGCAGAAGACCCGGATTTCAGTGGGCTGCTTTGCTTTGAGGAGCCTGAAAACGGTATTCATCCGGCCAAAATGAGCGCAATGCTGGCACTGTTGAAAGAGTTGGCGGTTGACCCCGATCTGGCTGCGGGCGAAGACAACCCCATGCGGCAGATTCTTATCGCCACACACTCTCCGGTCCTGGTCAAACTGGAAACGCCGGATGACCTGATTTATGCCGATGCGGTCAAGGTAAGGGGGCCGGATGGCAAGCCTGCATCCACTATCCGTTGTAAAAGCTTGCGAGAAAGCTGGCGCTGCAAATCAGGGGAGGAATGCATAGACAAGGGATCCATTATTGCGTACCTGGCGCTTCCGCCTGACAGCCAGATATCGATGGATTTCGAACACTGAATACAGGGGCGAAAATATGAAATTAAGCTTCATTCTTACCGGAGAGGGCAGCTCCGATCTGCGTCTGGTTGAACATATTGGAAGCGTATTAATTGAAGAAGGTTTCACTGAGGTGCGTGGTGAAGCACCCGATCTCAGCCTGTTCAGCCCCGCTGTTGGTCGTTCTGTCAGAGAAAAACTTATGGCATTGGCAAGGCACTATCCGAATAGTGATGTGATATTTGTTCACCGTGATGCTGATAATGTCGGTGTTGAGACTCGTGAGCAGGAAGTATGGCGTGCCGCGCTCGGTATCTTGGCGGCTGAACGGATTATCCCTGTTATCCCGGTTACGATGCTGGAAACCTGGTTGCTGGCAGATGCGGAAGCCATCAAGAGAGTTGCTGGCAATAGTGGCTACAAGGGAAGCCTTGAGTGTATCCCCGGTATTTCAAGACTGGAGAAAGTCCGGGACAGCAAGCAGTTGCTGTGTGAGGCGCTTTGCGAGGCCAGCCAGACACAAGGCAGCCGGCTGAAAAAATTCAAGGGGCGTTTTGCTGACATGCGGGCACGGCTGACCTTTGATCTTGACCCGAATGGCCCTGTGAAAGGGCTGGACTCCTATCGGCATTTCAGGACGCAGGT
This portion of the Microvirgula aerodenitrificans DSM 15089 genome encodes:
- the ccoN gene encoding cytochrome-c oxidase, cbb3-type subunit I, translated to METQSTYNYKVVRQFAVMTVVWGVIGMLVGVTIAAQLVWPDLNFGPYFHFGRLRALHTSGVIFAFGGCGLFATSYYVVQRTCQTRIFSDALAAFTFWGYQAVIVLCVITYPLGLSFNKEYAEMEWPIKVLLTIVWVAYAVVFFGTIAKRKVKHIYVANWFYGAFILAVALLHVVNSAFIPVSMWKSYSAYAGAVDAMVQWWYGHNAVGFFLTAGFLGMMYYFVPKQAGRPVYSYRLSVVHFWALIFTYMWAGPHHLHYTALPDWTQSLGMVFSLILLAPSWGGMINGIMTLSGAWHKLRTDPILKFLVVSLSFYGMSTFEGPMMAIKTVNALSHYTDWTIGHVHSGALGWVGFITMGSLYYLIPRLFNREQMFSTKLIEVHFWLATLGVVLYIAALWIAGVTQGLMWRALNPDGTLTYAFAEVVKATYPYHFVRLIGGLLYLVGMLVMAYNVFRTVTMGRAVDARIPAVAAHA
- a CDS encoding M61 family metallopeptidase, with translation MSHPVHYRITAADPAAHLFSIEMTVRRPAADGQVFRLPRWIPGSYLLRDFSRHLGPLSARSAHGPVTLTALDNHSWQAAPCHGPLTLSYTAYAFDLSVRGAYLDRERGFFNPTSLCLEAVGQSGQSHGLRVDAPAPGTVSGDWRLAGTLPADGAAPFGFGDFVADSYDTLIDHPFELGHFDVVPFRVCNTDYEIVVSGRHRGDLDRLARDVARICEWQIRLFGEPAPFHRYQFQLFVGKDVYGGLEHRDSTALMASRDDLPVHGDDTLSDGYLDLLGLFSHEHFHAWNVKRIKPAAFTPYDLSQAALTSLLWAFEGVTSYYDDLTLVRSGVVPVERYLAQLARTLTAVQRGSGRHKQTLAESSLDAWTKYYQQNENSPNAIVSYYQKGALAALALDLKIRQDSHGTRSLDDVMRALWRRWRDTGAGIGETEWERIAQQATGLDLGAFFDQAIRSTADLPLQALLQDAGVTVAWRVAQSGADKGGAPLPAASDTPPRAVIGVRSAADPAGIRLTHVLDGGAAQAAGLSAGDVLVAIDGLRASDLERQLARHRPGGSVRLHAFRRDELLAFDVIVQAAPADTCWLAPQDTPLWLSPAA
- a CDS encoding YbaY family lipoprotein, with the translated sequence MSRIRPVVLALVMAAGLAACAAPPLARPAAVAPAQVTVSGRVLLPAGAAALPPGALLRVQLLDTSLADAPATVLAEQYTGLGGERTLPHAFELCTDADKVSRHARYQVSARITDRDGRLLMLTADAYPVLTQGAPAHVDVTVRPIGH
- the ccoP gene encoding cytochrome-c oxidase, cbb3-type subunit III, which codes for MSDFVSDFWSYWISGVVVVGIVGLTYLLFSQNRLKVESGTEVKTTGHVWDGDLAEYNNPLPKWWMWMFTLTLVFGVAYLVLYPGMGSFKGIRNWTSVGEYTAERAAAEAKYQPLYDAFLKQDIPTVAGDQKAQEMGYRLFQTYCVQCHGSDARGAKGFPNLTDNDWLYGGSPEKIQETILNGRHGQMPPFGAAFGEEKVKDVANYVMSLSGKKHNAERATRGADTFKAICATCHGPDGKGNKDIGAPNLTDNIWLYGGTEKTIVETITNGRSNQMPAWKDFLGDGKVHLLASYVWGLSNKPAKAAAQQ
- the ccoO gene encoding cytochrome-c oxidase, cbb3-type subunit II; the encoded protein is MERIQKLVEEHVGYLIVFTLLVVSVAMLAEILPLMFQRSTTQPVAGVKPFTALQLTGRDIYIREGCYNCHSQMIRPFRAETERYGHYSVAGESVYDHPFLWGSKRTGPDLARVGGRYSDEWHRVHLINPRDVVSESNMPAFPWLARNLADADSVQAKMRALRLVGVPYSDEEIAKAKSEVEGKSEMDALVTYLQGLGLALKNTR
- a CDS encoding cbb3-type cytochrome oxidase subunit 3; its protein translation is MLDTATLIHIIVTVAAFASFILILIWAFGGRAAKKSFEEAANLPFADDDNDNAARSGLGRLSTPGHNGAK
- a CDS encoding AraC family transcriptional regulator is translated as MAQDSYAASLDPVSPSVLASWIRALCQTVRGYGCDPLPLMAGAGLDANRLNVPEARFPMIGVRRFWRLAIEATGDPLLGLRLGEEVQPATLHGLGLAILACGSLSELMSLVARYATVLSTTMYISLRHDAGGSALVVNTLGGSEMNHAARIAMLAFVYRQACKLSQRQVIPSFVTLGMPPAPGTERLDQYFHVPVTLGAEADAIGFTYADTIEPYASANTMLVGLNEKAIRDYLSRLERSLFSDRVLTQIQDMLPSGEPKLVDVATHLGLSVRTLQRKLRQENQSFQALLDQVRRTLASDWLSHGNLAVVEIGYRLGFSDPSNFCRACHRWFCCSPSEYRQRCLQLVT
- the ccoG gene encoding cytochrome c oxidase accessory protein CcoG, yielding MSDPQQQDPDNKPRKVVEIQPISLYESHKKIYARQAWGVFANWRIALVVLTQLVYFGLPWLTWNDRPAVLFDLMNRKFYLFGLTLFPQDFIYLAALLISCAFGLFVWTTIAGRLWCGYACPQTVYTEIMMWIENLVEGDRNKRIKLDKGPLTATKIGKKTVKHALWIAVSLLSGITLVGYFLPIRSVFGDLVSLNVAGWEAFWVFFYAGATYLFAGMLREQVCKYMCPYARFQSVMFDADTLIISYDAERGEPRGARKKGVDAHAAGKGDCVNCGICVQVCPTGIDIRDGLQYECIGCAACIDACDDVMDKMGYPRGLIRYTTESALEKKYPESAILTRLKRPRVVMYAVVLLTVLGVAMTSLVMRQPMRLDIVRDRASLVRETDEGMLENTYNLRLINLSEKPQQVRLGVDGLEGIKLVTDTPVVTIGPTGNEVITVHAQVDPEAATSGSHPIHFTATSVDGGSISLSEKSSFIGE
- a CDS encoding FixH family protein; the protein is MSTTLTPPWYKQRWPWLLMLGPAIVVVAGIATLVIAVQTNDPLVNDDYYKRGNEINEDLGRDAAAAQRGLSAQMLFADQGGAVRVLLRQQGSQPLPDTLTLSFQHPTIAGHDVTATLKREGAGSYIGEVKLTVASKHWYVRLQDPADSWRVEGQWTPDKGNGVMLEPAR